The following proteins are encoded in a genomic region of Nocardioides renjunii:
- a CDS encoding lipid II:glycine glycyltransferase FemX, with protein sequence MTTSLTLRPVSAQEHRDFIARRSSASFLQTPGWARVKAEWRAESIGWFRDGALVGAGLVLYRQLPKVRRYLAYLPEGPVIDWAGDDLEAWLAPMVAHLKAQGAFAVRMGPPVVTRRWSAEQVKAGIADESVRRLGDVPPLERSQDGARVIAQLHELGWQQQSAEGGFSAGQPQFNFQIPLVDADGLPRTEADVLAGMNQLWRRNIKKADKSGVEVALGERADLKAFHDLYVHTAERDHFTPRPLSYFETMYDALLAEDPDRIQVWLARHEGDLVAATIAIRVGTHAWYSYGASSTEKREVRGSNAVQWAMIRHALAAGAHVYDLRGITETLDAHDPHVGLIQFKVGTGGEAVEHAGEWDLPVNRAIYKAFQVYLARRG encoded by the coding sequence GTGACGACCTCCCTGACGCTGCGCCCCGTCTCCGCGCAGGAGCACCGCGACTTCATCGCTCGCCGGTCGTCCGCCAGCTTCCTGCAGACGCCCGGCTGGGCGCGCGTGAAGGCCGAGTGGCGCGCCGAGTCCATCGGCTGGTTCCGCGACGGTGCGCTCGTCGGCGCAGGTCTCGTCCTCTACCGCCAGCTGCCGAAGGTGCGGCGCTACCTCGCCTACCTGCCCGAGGGCCCGGTGATCGACTGGGCCGGCGACGACCTCGAGGCGTGGCTGGCGCCGATGGTCGCCCACCTCAAGGCGCAGGGCGCCTTCGCCGTGCGGATGGGCCCCCCGGTCGTGACGCGCCGCTGGTCGGCCGAGCAGGTCAAGGCGGGGATCGCCGACGAGTCCGTGCGCCGCCTCGGCGACGTACCTCCCCTCGAGCGCTCGCAGGACGGTGCCCGCGTCATCGCCCAGCTGCACGAGCTCGGCTGGCAGCAGCAGTCCGCAGAGGGCGGCTTCTCCGCCGGGCAGCCCCAGTTCAACTTCCAGATCCCCCTGGTCGACGCCGACGGCCTGCCCCGCACGGAGGCTGACGTCCTGGCCGGGATGAACCAGCTGTGGCGGCGCAACATCAAGAAGGCCGACAAGAGCGGCGTCGAGGTGGCCCTCGGGGAGCGCGCCGACCTCAAGGCGTTCCACGACCTCTACGTCCACACCGCCGAGCGCGACCACTTCACGCCGCGACCGCTGTCCTACTTCGAGACGATGTACGACGCCCTCCTCGCCGAGGACCCGGACCGGATCCAGGTCTGGCTGGCCCGCCACGAGGGCGACCTGGTGGCGGCCACCATCGCCATCCGCGTCGGCACGCACGCGTGGTACTCCTACGGCGCCTCGTCCACCGAGAAGCGCGAGGTGCGCGGCTCCAACGCCGTGCAGTGGGCGATGATCCGCCACGCGCTGGCAGCCGGTGCGCACGTCTACGACCTGCGCGGCATCACCGAGACCCTCGACGCCCACGACCCGCACGTGGGCCTGATCCAGTTCAAGGTCGGCACCGGCGGCGAGGCGGTCGAGCACGCCGGCGAGTGGGACCTCCCGGTCAACCGCGCGATCTACAAGGCGTTCCAGGTCTACCTGGCGCGCAGGGGGTGA